A single genomic interval of Plantibacter sp. Leaf314 harbors:
- a CDS encoding methionine synthase, with product MTARGSSTALPLLPTSIVGSLPKPSWLAQPETLWSPWRLTGDALVEGKQDALRAAVHEQLHRGLDIVSDGEQTRQHFVTTFIEHLTGVDFERRETVRIRDRYDASVPTVVGAVGIEKPVFADDARFLREQTDQPIKWALPGPMTMIDTLSDRHYGSREQLAWEFATILNEEARALQAAGVDIIQFDEPAFTVFFDEVQDWGVAALERAAEGLRVETAVHICYGYGIQANTDWKATLGSEWRQYEKSFPLLQRSSLDIVSLECHHSRVPMELIELVRGKKVMLGAIDVASETVETPEEVADTLRRALRFVDADLLLPSTNCGMAPLPRDLAWKKLSALSAGTAIVREELAASTP from the coding sequence ATGACCGCCCGCGGATCCTCGACGGCCCTCCCGCTCCTGCCCACCTCGATCGTCGGCAGCCTGCCGAAGCCGTCCTGGCTCGCACAGCCCGAGACCCTGTGGTCGCCGTGGAGGCTGACCGGCGACGCCCTGGTCGAGGGGAAGCAGGACGCCCTCCGCGCAGCTGTCCACGAGCAGCTCCACCGAGGCCTGGACATCGTCAGCGATGGGGAGCAGACCCGTCAGCACTTCGTCACGACGTTCATCGAGCACCTCACGGGTGTCGACTTCGAGCGGCGCGAGACGGTGCGCATCCGCGACAGATACGACGCGAGCGTCCCGACCGTCGTCGGTGCCGTGGGCATCGAGAAGCCGGTGTTCGCAGACGACGCCCGGTTCCTGCGCGAGCAGACCGATCAGCCGATCAAGTGGGCACTGCCCGGCCCGATGACGATGATCGACACCCTCTCCGACCGTCACTACGGGAGCCGGGAGCAGCTGGCCTGGGAGTTCGCGACGATCCTCAACGAGGAGGCGAGAGCTCTTCAGGCTGCGGGAGTCGACATCATCCAGTTCGACGAGCCCGCCTTCACCGTCTTCTTCGACGAGGTGCAGGACTGGGGCGTGGCCGCTCTGGAACGGGCGGCTGAAGGACTCCGCGTGGAGACCGCCGTGCACATCTGCTACGGCTACGGCATCCAGGCGAACACCGACTGGAAGGCGACGCTCGGGTCGGAGTGGCGGCAGTACGAGAAGTCGTTCCCGCTCCTCCAGCGGTCCTCGCTCGACATCGTCTCGTTGGAGTGCCACCACTCCCGCGTCCCGATGGAGCTCATCGAGCTCGTCCGCGGGAAGAAGGTCATGCTCGGAGCCATCGACGTGGCGAGCGAAACCGTCGAGACGCCCGAGGAGGTCGCCGACACGCTGCGACGCGCCCTCCGGTTCGTCGACGCGGACCTGCTCCTCCCGAGCACGAACTGCGGCATGGCGCCACTGCCGCGAGACCTCGCCTGGAAGAAGCTGAGTGCACTGAGTGCGGGGACAGCCATCGTCCGCGAGGAGCTCGCCGCCTCGACGCCCTGA
- the imm47 gene encoding Imm47 family immunity protein, with the protein MTISIEMQRSKWFGPVSSATAADRAAALRAARTPDEYLLAALDSFRVGDFDSKSILIDLLNTVRHQPFTDFAVRVFASVATHDDLADLETMAFLTKAAPSTVVTFAHSTTSMMSIEAVAPMLALLEDWNEDPEISEALLQAIASLVPFQAELGDSPSPDELAEHFGRAIQSTDRTAYVLYGQPAHPAVLARRLVERASIAAASGEQLGIIVPGSLLSIWSGVDCPVDFDTQMNGDRLDAVHAYVDALSRQDWVRGAKYFYGHRL; encoded by the coding sequence GTGACGATCTCCATCGAGATGCAACGCAGCAAATGGTTCGGTCCAGTATCGAGCGCGACGGCTGCGGATCGCGCAGCAGCACTGCGTGCCGCGCGGACGCCGGACGAGTATCTTCTCGCAGCACTCGACTCCTTCAGGGTCGGTGATTTCGATTCGAAGAGCATCCTCATCGATCTCCTCAATACGGTGCGCCACCAGCCATTCACGGACTTCGCTGTCCGAGTGTTCGCGTCGGTTGCGACGCACGACGACCTGGCCGACCTCGAGACGATGGCATTCCTGACGAAGGCCGCTCCGTCCACGGTCGTCACCTTCGCGCACAGCACCACATCGATGATGTCCATCGAGGCTGTGGCTCCGATGCTCGCTCTGCTCGAGGACTGGAACGAAGACCCGGAGATCTCCGAGGCGCTACTCCAGGCCATCGCCAGTCTGGTGCCCTTCCAGGCGGAACTCGGCGATTCTCCGTCCCCCGACGAACTCGCCGAGCACTTCGGCCGCGCCATCCAGTCGACTGATCGGACCGCATACGTCCTCTACGGTCAGCCCGCTCACCCCGCGGTGTTGGCACGGAGACTCGTCGAACGCGCCTCGATCGCTGCGGCTTCCGGGGAGCAGCTAGGGATCATCGTTCCGGGGAGCCTCCTGTCGATCTGGTCCGGCGTCGACTGTCCCGTCGACTTCGACACGCAGATGAACGGCGACCGGCTCGACGCTGTGCACGCCTACGTCGACGCACTCAGTCGCCAGGACTGGGTCCGCGGGGCGAAGTATTTCTACGGCCATCGACTCTGA
- a CDS encoding nuclear transport factor 2 family protein, with the protein MTTRDDQGRSVDQAQEALHEAMRGGDVSHLRELLYEGLAFELPGESVIGRAADLDAHASGATRFDKLSELHRSTLEHDGHGRTSSLVDIVVFDGGHRIEARMMYRRYWSIIEGRWQVVAGSAEPSA; encoded by the coding sequence ATGACGACACGGGACGATCAGGGGCGCTCCGTCGACCAAGCCCAGGAGGCTCTTCACGAAGCCATGCGCGGTGGCGACGTGAGCCATCTTCGCGAGTTGCTATACGAGGGCCTGGCCTTCGAGCTGCCGGGCGAGTCAGTGATTGGCCGTGCAGCCGATCTCGATGCTCATGCCTCGGGTGCGACGCGATTCGACAAGCTGTCGGAGCTTCATCGGTCAACTCTGGAACATGATGGTCATGGCCGGACATCGTCGCTCGTGGACATCGTCGTATTCGATGGAGGCCACCGCATCGAGGCTCGCATGATGTACCGCCGCTATTGGTCGATCATCGAGGGTCGTTGGCAGGTAGTGGCGGGCAGCGCCGAACCGTCCGCATAG
- a CDS encoding beta-galactosidase: protein MTRSTETTEPSRPMTAAWPTETLSFGGDYSPEQWPWETVLEDMVLMREAGVNLVTLGVFSWVVHEPREGVFDFTWLDRMLDVLHENGIAVDLATPTAAVPMWLHRLHPEILPQDEHGHPLAPGGRLGFCPSSPVFRRFALRIVERLAAHVAGHPAVRMWHVSNELGGGNARCHCPVSNDRFREWVEAKYTTVEALNAAWGMAFWGNSYSSFEEVTTPSGATAHNPGQLLDYERFSSDELLEQYRAERAVLLEHTDLPITTNFMVGLGPDVVDYTRWAVEMDVVANDHYTYGPDPLRHQDLAFSGDRMRGMSGGGPWMLMEHATGGSSWHSINQPKEPGELARHALAHVARGSDSVMFFQWRASKSGTEQFHSAMLPHAGRDSRAFRRVVSLGQDVAALAEVRGTVVTRADVAILHDNEAGWAVRSGLKPINRMGASETARAVHNAFLERATTTDVVAPWTDLSFYRIVVVPGLFLVSDDNARAVEAFVEAGGTVLVTWFSGVVDEVNTVRPGGFTGAFRSLLGVVVEEFAPLAEGQTVGLDNGWTAARWTEVLQAPSAAEGVDVIASYSDGAVAGLPAITRRRVGRGTAWYLSADLDASSLGALIDQLLEETPIEPVASVSTGVEAVRRSSADRSYLFLVNHRDEEGWAEASGVDLLTGTAHEGRVPLAPGAVVVLRE, encoded by the coding sequence ATGACCAGGAGCACCGAGACGACCGAGCCCAGCCGACCGATGACCGCGGCCTGGCCCACCGAGACGCTCTCGTTCGGTGGCGACTACAGTCCCGAGCAGTGGCCGTGGGAGACCGTCCTGGAGGACATGGTGTTGATGCGGGAGGCCGGCGTCAACCTCGTGACGCTCGGAGTGTTCTCCTGGGTCGTGCATGAACCGCGGGAGGGGGTGTTCGACTTCACCTGGCTCGACCGGATGCTCGATGTCCTGCACGAGAACGGGATCGCGGTGGACCTCGCGACGCCGACCGCTGCGGTGCCGATGTGGTTGCACCGTCTCCACCCGGAGATCCTGCCGCAGGACGAACACGGGCACCCGCTCGCGCCGGGAGGCCGCCTCGGTTTCTGCCCATCGTCACCGGTGTTCCGGCGGTTCGCCCTGCGCATCGTCGAGCGACTCGCCGCGCACGTCGCCGGTCACCCGGCGGTCCGGATGTGGCACGTCAGCAACGAGCTCGGCGGCGGGAACGCGCGCTGTCACTGCCCCGTGTCGAACGACCGCTTCCGCGAGTGGGTGGAGGCGAAGTACACCACCGTCGAAGCGCTCAACGCTGCCTGGGGAATGGCCTTCTGGGGGAACAGCTACTCATCGTTCGAAGAGGTCACGACACCGAGCGGGGCGACGGCGCACAACCCGGGCCAGCTGCTCGACTACGAACGGTTCTCCTCGGACGAACTCCTCGAGCAGTATCGCGCGGAACGGGCCGTCCTGCTGGAGCACACAGACCTGCCCATCACTACGAACTTCATGGTCGGGCTCGGTCCGGATGTCGTCGACTACACTCGCTGGGCGGTCGAGATGGACGTTGTCGCGAACGACCACTACACCTACGGTCCGGACCCGCTCCGGCACCAGGACCTCGCCTTCAGCGGCGACCGGATGCGGGGCATGTCCGGCGGTGGCCCGTGGATGCTCATGGAGCACGCGACCGGCGGGTCGAGTTGGCACTCGATCAACCAACCCAAGGAACCCGGAGAACTCGCGCGCCACGCCCTGGCGCACGTCGCGCGCGGCTCGGACAGCGTCATGTTTTTCCAGTGGCGTGCCTCCAAGTCCGGGACAGAACAGTTCCACTCCGCCATGCTGCCCCATGCCGGCCGTGACAGTCGGGCGTTCAGACGGGTGGTCTCGCTCGGTCAGGACGTCGCGGCGCTCGCGGAGGTGCGCGGAACCGTCGTCACCCGGGCCGACGTCGCGATCCTGCACGACAACGAGGCCGGCTGGGCGGTGCGGAGCGGACTCAAGCCCATCAACCGGATGGGTGCTTCCGAGACGGCTCGTGCCGTGCACAACGCCTTCCTCGAACGGGCCACCACGACGGACGTGGTCGCTCCGTGGACGGATCTCTCGTTTTACCGGATCGTGGTCGTCCCGGGGCTGTTCCTCGTCTCGGACGACAACGCGCGTGCCGTCGAAGCCTTCGTCGAGGCCGGAGGGACCGTGCTCGTCACCTGGTTCTCCGGGGTCGTGGATGAGGTGAACACCGTGCGCCCAGGTGGGTTCACGGGTGCGTTCCGGTCCTTACTGGGCGTCGTGGTGGAGGAGTTCGCTCCACTCGCGGAGGGGCAGACCGTCGGCCTCGACAACGGCTGGACCGCCGCCCGCTGGACCGAGGTCCTGCAAGCACCGTCCGCAGCGGAGGGAGTGGACGTCATCGCCAGCTACTCGGATGGCGCGGTCGCAGGACTCCCCGCCATCACTCGTCGACGCGTGGGTCGTGGGACGGCGTGGTACCTCTCCGCCGACCTGGATGCGTCGAGCCTGGGTGCACTGATCGACCAGCTCTTGGAGGAGACCCCGATCGAACCGGTCGCGAGCGTGTCGACGGGTGTCGAGGCGGTCCGCCGGTCGAGCGCCGACCGGTCCTACCTCTTCCTCGTCAACCATCGGGACGAGGAGGGCTGGGCCGAGGCGTCCGGTGTCGACCTGTTGACGGGTACAGCCCACGAGGGACGGGTGCCGCTCGCGCCGGGCGCGGTCGTCGTCCTGAGGGAGTAG
- a CDS encoding glycoside hydrolase family 36 protein: MSERHDAGEEHLLRWGNEALELAFASGPDEPVALVGIGSRGGVDRAVPILGQALRQPLVEVSAFGHGRFPGSFRHVDTVIGARLRYRSHRLEDDHTLRIEQRDVDTGLSVTSVFELRPEVSAFRTWTEVTAGEPVVLDFVSTFVTGAFLTAAPEVDGFVLASAANDWVAESRWTTKPLRDIGLARIDRDVQHQPPRSRIHVANRGSWSSGEQAPTAVLLATNGEYALAWQVEHNGPWGYELGETRHGAYLLLTGPTDQDNQWSVRLASGEQFTSVPASVAFADGGVDEVLGALTEQRRATRHLRGADHTLPIVFNDYMNTLMGDPTTETLLPLIDAAANAGADLFCIDAGWYAEGHWWDTVGEWLPAASRFPGGIDEVIDHIRSRGMIAGLWLEPEVIGVRSPLALATSGRALPESAFFSREGIRIAEHGRHLLDLRDPAARAHVDGVIDRLVADHGIGFIKMDSNTMTGPGTDAGGLAPGAGLLEHNRALLDLLDDVQERHPSLLFESCASGAMRMDSAMLSRLHLQSTSDQQDPVMYATIAAAAPASMLPEQAGNWAYPLTGSGREAMVFALVNGILGRMYLSGYLNRMEPVEVELVREAVAAQQLVLADIEQSLPFWPLGLPAWDDPWVALGLRNADGARLSLWRRPGASETVVIPVPHYRGREVVVAPFFPSETDGWAWRWDAPSGELTVSVSTAAPTARVLTLTPEPEAPTTTKDSPA, from the coding sequence GTGTCTGAGCGGCACGACGCGGGTGAGGAGCACCTGCTCCGGTGGGGGAACGAGGCGCTGGAACTGGCGTTCGCGTCGGGTCCTGACGAACCGGTCGCTCTCGTCGGCATCGGGTCGCGCGGCGGCGTCGACCGCGCCGTCCCGATCCTCGGGCAGGCGCTGCGGCAGCCGCTCGTGGAGGTGTCCGCGTTCGGCCACGGGCGGTTCCCCGGCAGCTTCCGACACGTCGACACGGTCATCGGAGCACGGCTGCGATATCGGTCCCACCGGCTCGAGGACGACCACACACTGCGGATCGAGCAGAGGGACGTGGACACCGGTCTCAGCGTCACGAGTGTCTTCGAGTTGCGGCCGGAAGTCAGCGCCTTCCGCACGTGGACGGAGGTCACCGCCGGAGAGCCGGTCGTCCTCGATTTCGTCTCCACGTTCGTCACCGGGGCCTTCCTCACCGCGGCCCCCGAGGTCGACGGTTTCGTCCTCGCCTCCGCGGCGAACGACTGGGTCGCTGAGAGCCGCTGGACGACGAAGCCTCTCCGGGACATCGGACTCGCCCGCATCGACCGCGATGTGCAGCACCAGCCGCCGCGCAGTCGCATCCACGTCGCGAACCGCGGGTCGTGGTCGAGTGGCGAGCAGGCGCCGACCGCGGTGCTCCTCGCGACCAACGGCGAATACGCGCTGGCGTGGCAGGTCGAGCACAACGGGCCCTGGGGATACGAGCTCGGCGAGACGCGTCACGGTGCCTATCTGCTGCTGACCGGCCCGACGGATCAGGACAACCAGTGGAGTGTCCGACTCGCATCAGGCGAGCAGTTCACCTCCGTGCCGGCATCGGTCGCCTTCGCCGACGGCGGCGTCGACGAGGTGCTCGGCGCGCTGACTGAGCAGCGCCGAGCGACGCGCCACCTGCGTGGGGCGGACCACACCCTCCCGATCGTGTTCAACGACTACATGAACACGCTCATGGGGGATCCGACCACGGAGACACTGCTGCCGCTCATCGATGCGGCGGCCAACGCCGGAGCAGACCTCTTCTGCATCGATGCCGGGTGGTATGCCGAGGGCCACTGGTGGGACACGGTCGGGGAGTGGCTGCCGGCCGCGAGCCGGTTCCCCGGCGGCATCGACGAGGTCATCGACCACATCCGCTCACGCGGGATGATCGCAGGACTCTGGTTGGAGCCCGAGGTAATCGGCGTCCGTTCGCCCCTCGCGCTCGCGACCTCGGGACGCGCACTCCCGGAATCGGCCTTCTTCTCCCGCGAGGGCATCCGCATCGCCGAGCACGGCCGACACCTGCTCGACCTGCGTGACCCGGCCGCCCGTGCGCACGTAGACGGTGTCATCGACCGCCTCGTCGCGGACCACGGCATCGGCTTCATCAAGATGGATTCCAACACCATGACCGGTCCGGGCACCGACGCGGGAGGACTGGCTCCCGGCGCAGGGCTCCTGGAGCACAACCGGGCGCTGCTCGATCTGCTCGACGACGTGCAGGAGCGTCACCCGTCACTGCTCTTCGAGAGCTGTGCCTCCGGCGCGATGCGAATGGACTCGGCGATGCTCTCCCGGCTGCACCTCCAGTCGACCTCCGATCAGCAGGACCCCGTCATGTACGCGACGATCGCAGCCGCCGCGCCCGCGTCGATGCTCCCCGAGCAGGCGGGGAACTGGGCCTACCCACTCACCGGATCCGGCCGGGAAGCGATGGTGTTCGCCCTCGTCAACGGGATCCTCGGCCGCATGTACCTCTCCGGATACCTCAACCGGATGGAGCCGGTCGAGGTCGAGTTGGTGCGCGAGGCGGTCGCCGCGCAGCAGCTCGTCCTCGCCGACATCGAGCAGTCGCTGCCGTTCTGGCCACTCGGGCTTCCTGCGTGGGATGACCCGTGGGTGGCGTTGGGACTCCGGAACGCCGACGGCGCGCGCCTCAGCCTGTGGCGTCGCCCCGGCGCCTCCGAGACCGTGGTGATCCCCGTGCCGCACTACCGCGGACGCGAGGTCGTCGTGGCCCCGTTCTTCCCCAGTGAGACCGACGGCTGGGCCTGGCGCTGGGATGCACCGTCCGGCGAGCTGACGGTCTCCGTCTCGACAGCGGCGCCCACCGCCCGCGTCCTCACCCTCACCCCCGAACCCGAAGCACCGACCACGACGAAGGATTCCCCGGCATGA
- a CDS encoding ABC transporter ATP-binding protein, with translation MTTIRVTDLTKDFTIKQGLKRTAFRAVDRVSFDLVPGRTVALVGESGSGKSTIARMLARLERPSSGQIEVTLDDGATVPRSLYRRHVQMVFQDPFASLNPFHTIEHHIARPIRIHRRASGAGAVHEQVLTMLERVNLTPAEDMAARRPHELSGGQRQRVAIARALAPGAQVLIADEPVSMLDVSIRLGVLNLMGRLQREDDLAVLYITHDLATARHFSDEILVLYHGRVVERGPADDVILNPQHDYTKLLALAAPDPEKVGKVVSSEAAPDRALLDNSVCYNHHTASWESADRTPARV, from the coding sequence ATGACGACGATCCGCGTCACAGACCTCACGAAGGACTTCACCATCAAGCAGGGGCTGAAGAGGACGGCGTTCCGAGCGGTCGACCGGGTGTCCTTCGACCTCGTCCCAGGACGCACCGTAGCGCTGGTGGGGGAGTCGGGGTCGGGGAAGTCGACCATCGCTCGGATGCTCGCGCGCCTGGAACGCCCGTCGTCCGGCCAGATCGAAGTGACCCTCGACGATGGTGCGACGGTGCCCCGTTCGCTCTACCGACGCCACGTGCAGATGGTGTTCCAGGACCCGTTCGCCTCGCTCAACCCCTTTCACACGATCGAGCACCACATCGCACGGCCCATCCGGATCCATCGCCGGGCCTCCGGGGCGGGAGCCGTGCACGAGCAGGTGCTGACGATGCTGGAACGCGTGAACCTGACTCCGGCCGAGGACATGGCGGCACGCCGCCCGCACGAGCTCTCGGGTGGACAGCGGCAGCGCGTGGCCATCGCCCGCGCGCTCGCTCCGGGCGCACAGGTGCTCATCGCCGACGAGCCGGTGTCGATGCTCGACGTGTCGATCCGCCTCGGGGTGCTGAACCTGATGGGTCGACTCCAGCGCGAGGACGACCTCGCGGTCCTCTACATCACGCACGACCTCGCGACCGCACGGCACTTCTCGGACGAGATCCTGGTGCTGTACCACGGACGGGTCGTCGAGCGGGGACCGGCGGACGACGTCATCCTCAACCCCCAGCACGACTACACGAAGCTGCTCGCGCTCGCGGCGCCCGACCCGGAGAAGGTCGGCAAGGTCGTGTCGAGCGAGGCGGCACCGGACCGGGCGTTGCTCGACAACTCCGTCTGCTACAACCACCACACCGCTTCCTGGGAATCCGCGGACCGGACGCCGGCGCGTGTCTGA
- a CDS encoding ABC transporter ATP-binding protein, translating to MTLLETPSRRSTRPAVVTIDDLSVVYEVEHPVTAVKHATLSLAPGEILGLAGESGCGKTTLAYAINRLHKPPARISSGSITFHDRDGSDVDLLALEDEELRTFRWTKLSMVFQGAMNALNPVTNVRAQLCDVLITHRPQLSRKERVQRAGDVLERVGVDRSRLSSYPHELSGGMRQRVMIAMAMLLEPQVMIMDEPTTALDVVVQRDILREIVRLRDELDFAVIFITHDLPLLLEISDRIAIMLEGEIVELGTADQIYREPEHPYTQRLLQSFPSLSGSRGAFIRTGVDEEQEDAS from the coding sequence ATGACGCTCCTCGAAACGCCGTCGCGACGGTCGACCAGGCCGGCCGTGGTCACGATCGACGACCTCTCGGTCGTCTACGAGGTCGAACACCCGGTCACAGCGGTCAAGCACGCGACGCTGTCCCTCGCACCAGGGGAGATCCTCGGGCTCGCTGGAGAATCAGGCTGCGGGAAGACCACGCTCGCGTATGCGATCAACCGCCTGCACAAGCCGCCGGCGCGGATCTCCTCGGGGAGCATCACCTTCCACGACCGCGACGGCAGTGACGTCGACCTCCTCGCGCTCGAGGACGAGGAGCTACGGACGTTCCGCTGGACGAAGCTGTCGATGGTCTTCCAAGGGGCGATGAACGCCCTCAATCCGGTCACGAACGTGCGGGCGCAATTGTGCGACGTGCTGATCACGCACCGGCCTCAGCTGTCGAGGAAGGAGCGTGTCCAACGGGCGGGCGACGTCCTCGAGCGGGTCGGGGTCGACCGGTCCCGACTGAGCTCGTACCCGCACGAGCTGTCGGGCGGCATGCGCCAACGCGTGATGATCGCCATGGCGATGCTCCTCGAACCGCAGGTCATGATCATGGACGAGCCGACGACCGCACTCGACGTGGTCGTCCAGCGCGACATCCTGCGGGAGATCGTGCGATTGCGGGACGAACTCGACTTCGCGGTCATCTTCATCACGCACGATCTCCCGCTGCTCCTCGAGATCAGCGACCGCATCGCGATCATGCTCGAGGGCGAGATCGTCGAGCTGGGCACCGCGGATCAGATCTACCGCGAGCCCGAGCATCCATACACCCAGCGGCTGCTGCAATCGTTCCCGAGCCTCAGCGGCTCCCGCGGTGCCTTCATCCGGACCGGTGTCGACGAAGAACAGGAGGATGCGTCATGA
- a CDS encoding ABC transporter permease: protein MTNLAPRTEPNVPDATRALATAAAERGKKPRSAWRMMLPTMTPWLAVGLILVGGIALFGLVGPLLVGDPTTIRDDGLQPPSAEHLLGTTQTGQDVFAQLAYATAGSLQIGLIVGVLATILSAFFGILGAYIGGFTDEAFSLFSNVFLVIPGLPLVIVISGFVPPEQRGLWTIAVVLAITGWAASSRVLRAQTLSIRSRDYVAASRVAGERAGRVIAVEILPNLLPVLASQFVFAVIAAILGEAGLSFLGLGASNSSTLGTMLFYAQNGFALPLGAWWWFGPPGLIIALFGMGLSLINFSIDEIINPKLKNVRLHRKRAKTAARLERATAKRDSASSESDRKARA from the coding sequence ATGACGAACCTCGCTCCTCGCACCGAACCCAACGTGCCCGACGCGACACGGGCCCTCGCGACCGCCGCCGCCGAGCGAGGGAAGAAACCGCGATCGGCCTGGCGGATGATGCTGCCGACCATGACGCCGTGGCTCGCCGTCGGTCTCATCCTCGTCGGCGGCATTGCGCTCTTCGGACTCGTCGGGCCCTTGCTCGTCGGCGACCCGACGACCATCCGCGACGACGGTCTGCAGCCGCCGAGTGCCGAGCACCTCCTGGGCACGACGCAGACCGGGCAGGACGTCTTCGCCCAGCTGGCGTACGCGACAGCCGGCTCGCTGCAGATCGGGCTCATCGTCGGAGTGCTCGCGACGATCCTGTCCGCGTTCTTCGGCATCCTCGGCGCGTACATCGGCGGCTTCACCGATGAGGCGTTCTCACTGTTCTCGAACGTGTTCCTCGTGATCCCCGGGCTGCCGCTCGTGATCGTGATCTCCGGCTTCGTCCCACCGGAGCAGCGGGGTCTCTGGACGATCGCGGTCGTGCTCGCGATCACCGGGTGGGCCGCATCCAGTCGCGTCCTCCGAGCCCAGACGCTCTCCATCCGCAGTCGGGACTACGTCGCCGCCTCCCGGGTCGCCGGCGAGCGGGCAGGTCGCGTCATCGCGGTCGAGATCCTGCCGAACCTGCTGCCGGTGCTCGCGTCCCAGTTCGTGTTCGCCGTCATCGCGGCGATCCTCGGTGAAGCGGGCCTGTCATTCCTCGGGCTCGGTGCGTCGAACTCGTCGACACTCGGCACCATGTTGTTCTACGCGCAGAACGGGTTCGCCCTGCCGCTCGGTGCCTGGTGGTGGTTCGGTCCGCCCGGTCTCATCATCGCCCTGTTCGGCATGGGCCTGTCGCTCATCAACTTCTCCATCGACGAGATCATCAACCCCAAGCTGAAAAACGTCCGCTTGCACCGGAAGCGGGCCAAAACGGCCGCGCGGCTGGAGCGTGCGACGGCGAAGCGCGACAGCGCAAGCTCTGAATCCGACAGGAAGGCACGGGCATGA
- a CDS encoding ABC transporter permease, translating to MNYFVRKLGFYLVALWAALTLNFLIPRLLPGNPVDILLAKLQQRGGIVTPDTRKAYELLLGGDSSDPLPLQYWNYLVNVFRGDLGVSVSYFPTPVTEVISTSLPWTIVLVGISTVLATIIGVSLGAIVGWKPGTWLDSLVPATTLLAAVPYFWLALILVYVFATTLKLFPSQGGYDVVLDPGFSWEFIASAVQYGFLPALTIVIASLGGWLLGMRNMMVSTLSEDYILTAQAKGLSQGRILRNYAARNAVLPSVAGFAISLGFVVSGSIVTEQVFSYPGIGSKLLSAVTNNDYALMQGIFLYITLAVLGANLIVDLFYGLIDPRTRVSV from the coding sequence GTGAACTACTTCGTCCGCAAGCTGGGGTTCTACCTCGTCGCCCTCTGGGCTGCCCTGACCCTCAACTTCCTGATCCCGAGACTGTTGCCCGGCAACCCGGTCGACATCCTGCTGGCCAAGCTGCAGCAACGGGGTGGCATCGTCACCCCGGACACGCGCAAGGCCTACGAGCTCCTGCTCGGCGGCGACTCCTCCGATCCGCTGCCCCTCCAGTACTGGAACTACCTCGTCAACGTCTTCCGCGGTGACCTGGGGGTGTCGGTGAGCTACTTCCCGACGCCGGTCACCGAGGTGATCAGCACCTCACTCCCGTGGACGATCGTGCTGGTCGGCATCTCGACCGTCCTCGCGACGATCATCGGCGTCTCCCTCGGCGCGATCGTGGGGTGGAAGCCTGGCACCTGGCTCGACTCCCTCGTGCCGGCGACCACGCTGCTCGCGGCGGTGCCGTACTTCTGGCTGGCCCTGATCCTCGTCTACGTGTTCGCGACGACGCTCAAGCTCTTCCCCTCCCAGGGCGGCTACGACGTCGTCCTCGATCCGGGCTTCTCCTGGGAGTTCATCGCCTCGGCCGTGCAGTACGGGTTCCTTCCCGCACTGACGATCGTCATCGCGTCGCTCGGCGGTTGGCTGCTCGGCATGCGCAACATGATGGTCTCGACGCTGTCCGAGGATTACATCCTCACGGCCCAGGCGAAGGGGCTCAGCCAGGGGCGCATCCTCCGCAACTACGCGGCGCGGAACGCGGTCCTGCCGTCGGTCGCCGGTTTCGCGATCTCACTCGGGTTCGTCGTGTCCGGGTCGATCGTGACCGAGCAGGTGTTCTCGTATCCGGGCATCGGGTCGAAGCTCCTCTCGGCGGTCACCAACAACGACTACGCGCTGATGCAAGGCATCTTCCTGTACATCACGCTCGCCGTCCTCGGGGCCAACCTCATCGTCGACCTCTTCTACGGGCTCATCGACCCGCGCACCCGGGTGAGCGTCTGA